A stretch of DNA from Malus sylvestris chromosome 9, drMalSylv7.2, whole genome shotgun sequence:
TCATAAGTCAACAGAGATACTTAGTGCTGCTAACCAATCACCAatgcaattaaaatatgaaatgcCTAAAGCACATGTGTGTTAAAACAATATTTGTTTTAAAACCCCATTTGTTTTAATCAAAAACCTTTCAGATCCAGTTATATTAGGTCTCCCTTTCATAGCTCTTATATATCCTTTTAAGGTTCATCACAATCGGATTACCACTAGAGTCTTAGGACAAAAGGTTACATTCGAGTTCTGCTTGGAAACAGATCTCAAAAAATTAAGACACttacagaaaaataatatatcaaaaacCATTAGTATAATCACTAATAAGTCACAACacattaatttcttaaaagaagaaattaatcacaaaCAAATTGAAGAACAGCTAACAAATAAGTTTTTGTTAGAAACTATTGACAATTTTCAAAAAACAACTTGTTAATGATATCTGTTCTGATATTCCCAACGCCCTTTGGCACCGCAAGCAACACATTGTCAAACTTCCTTACATAAAAGAgtttaatgaataaaaaatcCCAACTAAAGCCAGACATATCCAAATTAGTCAAGAAGTCATGGAATTCTGCAAAACAGAGATCCAGGAACTTCCTAATAAATGAATTATTAGGAAAAGTAAATCACCATAGTCATGCCCTGCATTTTATGTTCAGAAAAACGCAAAATTAGAAAGAGGCACTCCCAGCTTAGTTATTAACTATAAACCTTTGAATGAAATTTTGTAATGGATTAGGTATCCAATTCCCAACAAAAGAGATTTGATAAAAAGGCTTTCTCAAGCAGTTATTTTTTCAAAGTTTGATATGAAATCAAGTTTTGGCAAATTCAAATACATGAATCTGATAAATACAAAACAGCTTTTATAACACCTTTTAGTCATTATGAATGGTTATTTTTTCAAAGTTTGATATGAAATCAAGTTTTGGCAAATTCAAATACATGAATCTGATAAATACAAAACAGCTTTTATAACACCTTTTAGtcattatgaatggaatgtaatacctttcggcctcaagaatgcacccagtaaatttcaaaatattatgaatgagatttttaatcaGTATAGCCATTTTTCGATTGTTTATATTGATAATGTTCTTATTTATTCCAAGTCAATAGACaaacattggaaacatttgcataTGTTTGTTAGAATAATTAAGTCTAATGGATTAGTTGTCTCCGCATCCAAGATTAAATTGTTTCAAACTAAGATTAGATTCTTAGGATACAATATTCATCCGTCTACCATTCAACCTATTGATAAAGTCGTTCAATTTGCTGATAAATTCCCAGATCAGATTACTGACAAAACCCAGTTACAAAGATTCCTTGGATCATTAAACTATGTTTCAGAATTCTATCCTCGTCTTCATCAGCAATGTAAACCTTTATTTGATCGTCAGAAAGATAATCCCCCACCATGGTCTCCCATTCATACTTCCATTGTTAAACAGATTAAATCACATGTTAAGACATTGCCctgtcttggcattccaactcccaactcatttaaaatagttgaaactGATGCATCTGACATTGGTTGGTTATGGAGGTATCCTCAAGCAATCAACTTCTTCCAGATCTCCTGAACAAATTGTTCGTTTCCATTCAGGAGTATGGAATCCAGCGCAAAGTAATTATAGTAATATTAAGAAAGAGatattatatattgtattatgcattagcaaatttcaagatgatttacTAAATAAAAATTTTTTAGTTAGAGTCGATTGCAAATCtccaaaacatgttttacaaaaagatgttcaaaacattacATCAAAACAGACTTTTGCATGATGGCAAGCCATAttaagcatttttttattttaatattgaaTACATTAAAGGCAACCATAACAGCATTCCTAATTTCCTAACAGGAGAATTTTTGCAGGGGAAGAATGTCAGGACAGCCTAATCAAAGAAGGCTTCCAACCActttaccaccaccaaaacaggAATCTATTCCCGATTCCTCATCAGCCTTAGCCATAACCAACCGATTCACTCCTTTAGGATCCACAATAGGAAATTTCCGACCAAACTACCAAACACCAAGACCAAATTATCAAATGGCATTAGTCAGTCAGTATGATACATATTTATCCATGCCCTATCCATCATCATCCCAATCAACCAGTTATACTAAAACCTCTCCTTATGTCAACAAATCACTCAAGGAATACCTTTTCAACATACCTCCCAATATTTCAAAAGAACAAACACCAGCAAAAATAGCCAAAACGGTATTCCCGGCCAATTTCCATTATTTATCGAATGCACCACATAAAACTCTCAAATATTACCAGGCCATTCTCAGTGAGACTGAATCCATTGCTATTAGGCCAATTCTTAGTACAACTCATGCTAACAAAATACTTTATCATGCCCTTCACATTGGAAAATTCCTAACCGAAACAGAATGGGGATTCCCCCTTTACCAATCCAAACCTCTTCATTCCCAGCATGTTCTTATTCCCAATAACACatacaattattttgattatatcGATGCTTGGTCTAATATTTTTCTCCATCAAACAGAAGACTTTaatcattcatggtttgttacTTTTGATAAGAGTTTTAGATTGAATTTCCCAGCATGGTTTCCCAGATGGTGGTCTTCTCATGGTCCAATAGCCAGCCTCCTTCCCGAGGATCTCATGCACATCCTATCAGAAAATTTCCAAAAGAAATTTGACAGAAGCCGATTCAACCACTACATCACTCTTCTTCCTTTGTTCATGGCCAAATACAAAATCTCATGGATAATGAAGTGGAATTATGAAGTGGAAACTGGAAAAGTCTATCGACACGTCAAATGATGGGACAAGTTCAATCACCAGAAGATCATCAACTTGGTCTCAAGTTCAAGCCATTCCGGCACAACCAGTCCAACAGAAAATGACACTGCCAACAGTTTTAGAACAATCCCTATCAGACATAAGTCCCTCATCATCTCTCAAAGGCACTTTTAAGTCATCTAAGTCGAGttcgaaaaagaaagaaaaatcatcCCAGCTCAAGGACCTTGCCCAAAAATTACTTGTAGAAGTAGCCATGCTCTATACTGAAGACTCAAACTCCTCAGAATCTTCAAACGCATCTTCACAACAACCTTCTAGCAAGCAAAAGGCCAAATAGGCATATTACCAGGATTCCCAAGACCCATTTGAACTGTAGAATTCAACTAAGATttataatcattttaaaattttacccATGTAAATTCTACAGAACCAGCCATGTGATCCACCCAGCAAAACAACATCTGCAGTAGCAACAATCATTCAGACAAGtcactattcatgaatagtaaaaTCATTTCAGAGACAGCAACATGAATCCACTAtgaaaagaaaatcattttTCCAGCTTTTACAGCTAGTAGCACATGCAGACCAGGATTCCCACTTCAGCTCCAATCATTTATCCAACCATCTCCAGCCTATATCATTACAATTCAGAACCCATTCTCAGCAGGCTGAAAACTCTGTGTATTCTCTAAAACAAGAACAGAGTCCAGTATTCAGCACTCATCATCTCAattcaaatttgtaaacactttTATTTTATCAAGGATGCATGCGAGCTccatcaccattttcatcaTCATCTGTAATTGCCAGTAGGCAAAATTATAAGTCTACATTTCAAAGTTTAATAAACTTATTTTCAAAATATACCtgcatcattaattttaattcattattttcattatgaagaaTATTTTCATAACCATTGATTTTGAATGGCATAAAATTCTCACTCATAGTCAATTCATTGAGTATCTCAAATTCAAGGTAAATACTGATCAGtctttcatcatcttcttcctgtCTATTTATAATATTTGGTATGATATCTGCACTCCCAATGAACATAATGACTGTAGTCTTAATTGTTGTCCCCATAATCTTTATCATCGTCAATAGATAGGCTTCCGTCCcatttggtatatatatatattgtgaatCACTCACATGTGGGGATGTGAGTATAGATTTTGTGGATTGGAATTACAGGTTCCCTAGATGATTTTGATGACCTGGGAGTGAAAGGGACTGTGAGGTTCCCCTAGGATTCAATCCCCTAAACCTTCAGAGGGTGTTATACGGTCAAGCTACTCCTACCGGATAGTCTATGTGGTATAGCCGTTGGGAATGGACACTCCTGGATTGAGAGTTACCAGGAGTTAGGGGCACCACGTGTTGCGTTGGGTTTCGATCCCCTAAACCTCTGGAGGCCTACACGGTCGAACATGTACCATATCCCTTGGGGAGGGTAATTGGTTCTGGGTATATGATTAAATGGACACTCTCATTACCCTACTTTGTGTTGTTGTGGTCAAATTTGATTATGTTAGCACACAAATTCTGGAGGTATATCGTGATGACGGTTATGTAAAGCCAATGATGGTAAGTGATTTTATCAGTGATTGTGATTAGAAATTCCAATGATTTGGCTGGAATTTCTAATATTTGACTTGTCAATTCTGATGGGTTAGCTTGATATTATGATATTCACTTAGCCGTTGATGATTATGGCTTGGTATTGTGATAATTGTTTGGCCGATAATGGTTTGGCTATAAATTATGATATTTGGTtgccaaggatgaaaatggcaAAAAAATTTCTAATGTTTGATATCGCCAGTGATTGTGGCTAGATATTTTGAGGAAAAATCGTGGTAACGGCTACGTATAGCCAATGATGGTAAGTGGTGTACCAATGATTGTGATATTTATTTGGCCAATGTGAATTATGACTTGAGGTGATATTTATTTTGCCAATGTGTATGGCTAGAATTTCCGATATTTATTCTACCAATGAGCGTGGTAGAAAACCTAAGTATAAATGATTACTTTGTGGAAGTATCTATTTCTGGAACTTGAATAAAATCGTAGACTGAGGTATGATTTTATTCACTATAAATGGCAGCGTTAATCCCTTTTCGTTATTCGATGGTTGAAATCTCGAGGACGAGATTTATTATATTGCGGATCGAATGTAACACCCtgaatattttaaaaatgaTGTCGatattcattttattgtttatgtggaggaagaaaaaaaaagatcaatttatggttatgaaattTGAATGGGGAAAAATGTGAAATCCCTCTTTCGGATTAAGAATTAATTATATcgtataatttttcgttaagtgAGGAATGACGAAAATGCCTTTTTGGTTAGTGTAATTATACAAGGatgtattttatcctcatatagTTTTTCGTAATTCTTGAAATATTTGAATAGAGGATGACCCTACGAGCGTGTAGGTTCAAACGGATCTTAATTCCGAGTTAGAACGGAGAAGTTACTAGCCTTGGAAGTGGTGAGAACTTTAAACACGTGGACTTACTATTAGTAGTAAGTCTCTAAATTTGGTCAGAAAATTAGGAAGTTTCGAGGGGAGGAAACTGACCAAAAAAAGCCCAAAAACTCCAACCTAATTCGCTACCCAATTGGCGCGACATCCCATTTTCTTATGTCGGTTCCGGCCAACTTCGGTGGAGTTTTTCgataccaccaccaccatcttgaagctctcactCCCCTCTACAAAATCCAACCATGAACCACCTTGACTAACCACCGTATGTGGCGGTGTGAGGCCATAAAAACCGATGAAAACCAATGGTGCTTCGGCCACCCTTTTCATTTTTCCGGTGAATCGGCGAAGTGATGGCCGATGCTACCATTTGGGTTTTGTAGCCCAACATCCCAAGAGTAAATCCCGACCAGCTTTGATCCTGTTGGACCACTATGGGCGACGAATTGACATCGGGAAGCTTTAGGCACCCACCGATTTTCTCAACGGAATTGACCCTCTTCCGTCCATTTTTGGACTTCATGGCATGTATAAAACTTGTTTCTCTTGTTGAGCTCTATCTTCTTATAAATTTTAGTAGAATTTGGAGTTAGACAAAAAAGTGGGTTTACGGTCGCGGGAAACCACCACATGCGGAGGCGCGTGAGGAAGAATCTGTTTTCATCGATTTTGCAGGAAATCCTTGATGTCCTGAGCCCATATCCAAAGTCCGTTCATTGAAATTTGACACAATGATTCaaatattcaaaaatatttggatAATTGTACCGTCGTACGATTTTTCATAATTGACGACCattcgaccgttggattgtaATCAAACTTTGAGacattatagtacataatatttgaggaccttaggaacttatggatcgggaatccgacgtacagatcttcccaaattggatttgcaAGTTAGCAAATTAAAACGTCGACCGCCACTCAAATGTTGTGATTGGCCGAGATCCGATTGTTGGATcgaaatgaaattttagtatcgtgttctagaagcataatgtgaactacgaatggcttcaTCCCTTactagggtacgtaggcagcctaacaagaaggttagatgcagccataataaAAATTACTGAGATGAATCTTTTAGTGAAATTTGCTAAGAAAAGGAATTCGGGCCTATCTTAGTAATTAGCTTCTGAATTAGAAATTTCGGGTCGTTACagtagctaagcattaagacaCAAAGACAGTTTAaacacagtgattaataattcaaagtatgcttgtataatatcataagcaattagaTAAAGACTACATAgtcatgctaaggctcatggCCTTATCCTAGCCAAAAAAGGTTAGTtatacatattcataattaaaataaaaaaagttttattaaaatagaaaaaaagtgaaaacacCTTGGAGAATAAAGTCTGAAATCTTTAATCTTTTGCCAAAGTCCTCTCTCCAATATTGCGTAAAAGAAGAAGTAGGGCCGACCAAAAGGCTTATTTATATTACATAGAAAATCCAATCCTTCCTAGAAAAGaacttagaataaaactaggaaaccaaataaattaggtaacataatcctaaattgactAGGAGAATCAGCTTAAAATCTGCACAGCCACATTTTAGATGGATATCTGCTCCAAAATCGGCCCAAAATAGCTGGATTTAAAGTTTGGAATATTCTAAACACTTCTCTAAAAGGTCACAAACCCATCaaaggtcatcttgggctccaaaaatagCAATTAAGCCCAAAAAAGTCACTTTCCAACaatgcgcactgcttctttatgtAATCGCCaaaaaataaccgcttggtagaaatttctgaaattttgatacaaacaagctaaggaacacacgaacgtcctccaatttgaattactccaaaattcgtttTTCGCTCCAGaagaagtcgaatgtcctatgtTGAGAATATAAAGTAAAGTattaaaattctaccaaaataattactaagatatactaagaataaggtaaaatatataatatgaaatcgACTCATCACCATTCGAATCGACTTAATAGGATAATCAGAgtggtgagccctaagcttAATGATTTGAGGTATTAGTTTTGCAAAGGCAGCATTGCACGTGGATAGTAAGTAGATATGTGACCAACGTGTCGATGTGTTAACCAACACCATAAATTATCTGAAGGTCCACATGTTGGTTGGATATGTCcataaatatccccttgaatcatCTGAAGAAACTTAGAAGGGTTGGGAATGATCTTTGTAGCATAGGGTTGAGTAATCAACTTCCCCAGTGAACATGCTTTGCAAGAAAGATGTCCAGGATAAGAGTTCAAACTTTGAGTTAGAGGATGCCCGTGTGAGACTTTGAGGATACGTCGCATCATATCTCATCCTGGATGTCCTAAATAGTCATACCAAAGCAACGAAGTGCTCTGGAACTCGGACACAAGGCCGGCCACGTGATGGGTCTCAATGGCTCAAATGGTTGTTATGTACAACCCTCTCACGAGAtgttccaacttctcgtgaatatgctTCTAGCCATATTCataagaagtgatacaaagaaattcagaaccattctctccagtggtttcaatatgatTTTATTATCCAAATATCTCTAAagctcaacaacgttcttccgaAACGGGGAGAATAGAGAGCCTCTTGGGGGGAGGGGTTTTTGGCCACTAGGGGGAATCCCTCCCAAACATGTCTCGAAAAATAAACTTATTCTTCCATAAGAGCATATGCCCCCTGAAAATCTGAAATCTCCATGGTGGTGGTGGGAATTTTCCACATGGGCAAAGTTAGTCTCCCGATGGGAACGATACTTGGCAATGACCTCAAGATTAGCTCAACATATGTGTGACCAATGTTCCCTTGATCCACAACAATAGCACATGTCCAATTCTGTGGAATCCGATTGAACGGTATATTTTCCTTTGTTCTTGAAGTTAGGGGCCTTAAGGGCAAGGGCATTGCTCTTATGGGTCGAATTTCCTCCCTTGGCAAGGCCTTTGCTCTATTGACCTTGAGCACGTGGCTGGGATTGCTTCCCATTTCCACGGCCACAATGGTTCTTCCATCGTTTGTGGCTGCTAGAATTAGTCACATGTGCTTCATGTGTAGCGTTCGATGTTGAGCTCGTTGGTAGGGCCTTTGCTTTGTTGGATTTGCTCAGTCCCAAAAGTGGCCGGGATGCTCACCCCCTCATTAATTGCGGTTAAATTAGTTTGATCTAGTTGATTTAAGacacaaattttgaaatttaaactaATATAACGAGAGTATAAGCATAACCCTCACTTTAGAGGTGAACAAAAATGCACTctaaaataagtaaataaaaaagGATGAGCTTCCATGCCTTGACCTGGAGATTGTTGTTGCATATTAGCATGCCAAGTTGCAAATTCCAAATTCTGAACAATACACTATTTGTTTGgaataaaatctgaactttgggccagagagaaagccggcccaaacccaaggcccagaggaaaacttaggaggcaggaaagaggctttcggctgggcacaagttacaaaggccacctgcttacctgctcaaagaccacagggggtaggttattcagtcactgcacagcccaataaagtactttattggtggcattcatgtaaaaaagctagtaagtcatcaccaaaccgcattcgggcaccgcTATTTGCTACAagaacccaagctgaagtcgtctataaaaggaggaagagaagacagaattaaggacactcaaacaaacaaacaaaagccaaaactctgctcaagccagatttgccttcaacgaagctgtagtcagcacaagccttcatcccattcgggataaaccttcccaaacccctgtaatagctctgctaccttgttcatggtggtatcgattcattttgtatcctcttctcccccgtcaacccctctaaaagctttcagacctctgacagaaccacaaagatagattttgtaagaagttcagccttggccgataaggttcaaacttacccgactatctttgctctgtctttgtcttttctttcttttaaaagcacaataacatgttatatattcccagttatatacaagttatttctagcaaagtcataatgaaaatgagtcttcagcacttggatccgatctgaatcgcgtcagagttcaaatcagatctaagtcttaagcccggcgggcatgtaatttaaagatcagtttaaaagtccttggcctcaaggcataaaaaagaactctatgtggactcaacccatccacgacaatccttgataagcgagaagtccgaagttacttggggcgcaagtaatcaatctatttctccgttttgttgctattatatcttgattcgtagaaaaggcttaagcatggagtgaattctgatagaaagcctcaaggcctacacctaaggccccacgaaggcatctatttagcttcatttcatgttgtggtctagttggtccgagtataaggattaactctgatgggaagcctcaaggcctatacctaaggccctacaaaggcactcatttgggttcgtcctacctcttggattcagataatcaaaagtataatagtgataagactctggcaaccataaaagaccaaatatgatacatccaagcgctggtttagtttgacaggaagcctcaaggcctatacctaaggcctcacaaaggcacctgttatatctaacttggtttctcgggcgtatacatattcaatcaaagcttaacacccattcaacatctgccatactgaagatggcagtggcacgcctgagcacgacaaagttaatcttgattgtgagccttaaggcctacatctaaggccccacaaaggcaccctttcaaattaactttgtccttctctttcagaactgtccgacgagccttgcccgaagtgtgtcttgcccgaccaagatctgcccgacaaaggcttgcccgagcgagcccaagaagaaagcagaagtacgacagataccctcaaccgacgccattctcccaggggagctgtgtgctcgtccgccaggagattcctgcgacgaacacTATTAACACAAATAAAGTTTTCTATAATATATAATGCTTTCaggataaataataataataataataataatgcttCCATTGCAATACTTCTTCAGTGCGCATGAAATTAACTTTATCACAGATTAATTTGGTTAACAGCACTTTCTTGCCCACTTCCTAGCTACATACCCCATACTTGTTCATATTTCTAGGTAAATTATATAAATATCACCGTATTACAGTAAATCTCAAAAACTTAGTTGACTAGCCTGCAATTTTTCCTGATCTCTCCATTTGTCCCTGTTAGAGGACTAATAGCGCTCATCTTCACCATGGCTGCAGCAAAATCTCTTGTAAAAGCCGCAACGTTGTTGCTATAAGTTGTAACCAAGGCATCCTGACTCCCACCATTGAAGAGTTCCTGGTCCGAATGGAGAAGACCACGGCGAGCCACAAGGGCCTTGTAGTATTCATTATCAAAGCGATTAGGAGTTATATCGAAAGGAGCTAGATTCGTATCGCCACCGGAAGCTGGACAAGTACGCTTACGAGTAGTTGCAAAGGCAGGGTCGATGTTGGTCTCGTTGTATATGCGGGTTTTGAAGGATGAACACTGAGACTGGCCTAATGTGTGGCCGCCAGAGAGCACGGTCATGTCTGTGGCGGTTAAACCTTTAGCTGCAAAGTTTGAGATTAGGGTTGCGAGGTTGGCGAAGGGGGAGGGGAGCTGGTTGTTGGCGTCAGTTTGGCTTGCAGTTCTGGCGTCTCTTCGGCCTAGGGCTACTGTCCATGAGGTTCCTCCTAGCTGCACACAGAAACAAACGACAAGTTCTCATGTCAATATTATCACGTGATCAATATCTGATAACCCCAGAGAGAATTGAATATATTTTTGACGGTATGTGATTACGATGCGAAGTGCATTGTATCCATGCCAAAATGGGTGGTTCAATCATTCACTAtctgaaattttaaaaaatgtacGTTGCAGCTGGTTAATTTGTCCCCATGCATGACGAGTTGCAGCAATGACTACAAGCCAAAAAGTTGGGGCCATAGTTGAAAGTTCTACACTCGttcaaaaagagagaaaaaaaaattaaataattttcaagaatcattaacttttttttttttatcaagttaCTCTTCttcttaaaataaatatataaataaataaaatatataagacAACTCTAATTTTAATAAAGTTGGATCGAACTCAAGTAGCGCTAACGTGACGGACACACTGTTTTAGCTAATTAGCATAACGCACTTGCAATGTAGTcataagttttgttttttttttggggtaaaAGTCATAAGTTAAAATTGATTGTATCAGTTGTGGTTAAACTAATATTGTGATTTATATACCATATTAAGCATAAAGTCTTAATTGGTCTATTTGATAATTGATATGTGTATATTACTAtatatagttgtttatatatatacacacatatacaaTGAAAGTACATAGCTTAAGTAATACCTCATAAGGGTTTTTCTATGTTTTGTGGGGAAAAATAGTTTGTAGAATAGCAATAGAAAACTAAATATGGCTAATTTTCTGCAAAAGAAAGCATGCAAAATTAGCATCGTTACAGTTGCTAACCAAGACAACACCGTCTCTTGCTGCAAGTGCTAAAATATCTGCACATGACACAGTAGCATTACAAGCAGCTTCAACGCGAGTTTTAATGGTGTCAATGACTTCAAAGCCCCTAGCTGAGTTCCGGTTTGGGAATGCATTCTTTTCGCCTGTGAAGGTGGCCGTGTCGTCCAACAGTATGGAAGCGTCGCAACCCTACAATTAATAGGCACAATcaaaattttaccaaaaaaaaaataggcacAATCAGAATTAAACTGCATATAGCTAAATATGAGTCCTGTAATTGATCAGCATATATACGTTGTGTgacaagaaattatttttgtacTATATATTCTCACATTTACGAAGCAGTCGTGGAAGAATAAACGAAGGATAGAGGCAGCCATCCGACCCTCCCTAGAAACAGCTTGCCTCATAGCATTGCGAACCATGGTTGGAAGAGTTGGGCAAGTTCTTGCATAAAAATTGGCCGAGAGCTGTGCATTGACACAACAGCTAAAGAAGGGGACGATGAAGAGTACTGTAATGATGAGGAAATGGGATAGAGAGGCCATTATATTATATGACATGAGCTTCAATATTAGAGCTGAATATATGAAGCAGCTTGCTTTGCAGTGTGAGAAGGTGGTTTGAGTATGCACTCTATATATAGAGTAAGATATTGTGCATTGCATGCATGAGAGAGAGGCCGTTTCGTTTCTGGTGAAGTTGGAAATTCAAACTTTGCTGCTTGATTAACGCGTTTACTTGCTGGGGTATGGAGGAACAGCATCGAGCTAGCTCCAATACAAAAAAGAAAGCATCCGACCAATAAAGCT
This window harbors:
- the LOC126583934 gene encoding peroxidase P7-like gives rise to the protein MSYNIMASLSHFLIITVLFIVPFFSCCVNAQLSANFYARTCPTLPTMVRNAMRQAVSREGRMAASILRLFFHDCFVNGCDASILLDDTATFTGEKNAFPNRNSARGFEVIDTIKTRVEAACNATVSCADILALAARDGVVLLGGTSWTVALGRRDARTASQTDANNQLPSPFANLATLISNFAAKGLTATDMTVLSGGHTLGQSQCSSFKTRIYNETNIDPAFATTRKRTCPASGGDTNLAPFDITPNRFDNEYYKALVARRGLLHSDQELFNGGSQDALVTTYSNNVAAFTRDFAAAMVKMSAISPLTGTNGEIRKNCRLVN